The following proteins come from a genomic window of Ictalurus furcatus strain D&B chromosome 12, Billie_1.0, whole genome shotgun sequence:
- the LOC128616003 gene encoding golgin subfamily A member 6-like protein 22: protein MCVKQGEVRGHLITLVEMPALHNTQLSEQEVMRQTLHCVSVCDPGVHAFFIIVPEGRLTDEDKGEIELIQRIFSSRVYDHTIFIINQQSQKKQLDETLQSVIKACGGQYTFYSSRTDAAELITCVEKLLKQNSSCLYTMAMYSDAQLETQLQYKREIGNLTHQMAELKRNRNQTLDLLKNPDTLRIVLLGKTGVGKSATGNTILGKEVFNEDLCGESVTSVCQKETVEVNKREITVIDTPGLFDTNIDNAETKKEIIKCISMAAPGPHVFLLVLKIGNRFTQEERETVKIIEKTFGQKSNIYTIVLFTGRDQLKGRNIEGYIEKAGPWLKRLLSECGNRYHVFNNNDKYSNTQVLTLLDKIDSMVKVNGGGCYTNEMFQKVEEALEEEKERILKEREEQIEREKEELKTKYEAQMEKMKTEIQKQKERQEAEGRRKEEEFKQKEEKIKREMSEREQQVREDFRKRREEDDLKMKERIQEINREREENRKQWERQREEDQKRKDQEEEERRRKEQEWKEQQREENERIKQEKEEMKNNKEKQLKELQKEYEQKAAEEEKRKRDLEEKIKDAEESKKKELQDLQLSQQQEWERMMNKEEEKRKQQQKNWEEKIAAMEEKWSLDQIRKEKQYEREKQKEKEERDLKEKERKEKEEQEKKIENDYNEKIRKMEEQLKVQREKDERERKEKDEEHKKEMEELQKQQEEFRKEKEEEERRQNEEKERNLAFIEEQHKKELENLKIQTEQAARRQAEEEFTAQLDEKVKEAKEEGIKEGRAKVEAERTIPGRIVDLFVNNW from the exons ATGTGTGTAAAGCAGGGAGAAGTGCGTGGACACCTGATCACGCTGGTGGAGATGCCTGCTCTCCACAACACTCAGCTCtcagaacaggaagtgatgcgtCAGACTCTACACTGTGTCTCCGTCTGTGATCCTGGAGTTCATGCTTTCTTCATCATCGTTCCTGAAGGTCGTCTCACTGATGAAGATAAAGGAGAAATAGAGTTGATTCAGAGGATCTTCAGCTCCAGAGTTTATGACCACACCATATTCATCATCAACCAGCAGTCCCAGAAGAAACAGTTAGATGAGACACTTCAGTCTGTGATAAAGGCATGTGGAGGACAATATACATTCTACAGCAGCAGAACAGATGCAGCAGAACTGATTACATGTGTGGAAAAGCTTCTTAAACAGAACAGCAGTTGTCTGTATACGATGGCCATGTACTCTGATGCCCAGCTTGAAACACAGCTGCAGTACAAAAGAGAAATTGGAAATCTGACACATCAAATGGCTGAActgaagagaaacagaaatCAAACACTAG ATTTATTGAAAAACCCTGACACACTCAGAATTGTGCTGTTGGGGAAGACCGGAGTTGGGAAGAGTGCAACAGGAAACACCATTCTGGGGAAAGAGGTATTTAATGAAGACCTGTGTGGTGAATCAGTGACCAGTGTATGTCAGAAAGAGACAGTAGAAGTCAATAAGAGAGAGATTACTGTGATCGACACTCCAGGACTGTTTGACACAAACATTGATAATGCTGAAACCAAGAAAGAGATTATTAAATGCATCTCCATGGCAGCACCTGGTCCTCATGTGTTCCTGCTGGTGCTGAAAATAGGAAATCGCTTCAcacaagaggagagagagacagtgaaaatCATTGAAAAGACTTTTGGGCAGAAATCTAACATTTACACTATTGTGCTCTTCACTGGACGTGATCAGCTAAAAGGACGGAATATTGAAGGGTACATAGAAAAAGCTGGACCATGGTTAAAGAGGCTTTTATCAGAGTGTGGTAACAGATACCATGTTTTCAACAACAACGATAAATACAGCAACACCCAGGTCCTGACTCTTCTGGATAAAATTGACTCGATGGTGAAGGTGAACGGAGGAGGCTGCTACACTAATGAGATGTTCCAGAAGGTGGAGGAAGCtctagaagaagaaaaggagagaatactgaaggagagagaagagcagatagagagagagaaagaagaactgAAGACCAAATATGAAgcacaaatggagaaaatgaaaacagagatacagaaacaaaaagaaagacaagaagcagaagggagaagaaaagaagaagaatttaaacagaaagaagagaaaataaaaagagaaatgtcAGAAAGGGAACAACAGGTAAGAGAGGACTtcaggaagagaagagaagaagatgaCTTGAAGATGAAGGAACGGATtcaagaaataaacagagagagagaggagaacagGAAACAGtgggagagacaaagagaagaaGATCAGAAACGGAAAgatcaggaggaggaggaaagaaggaggaaAGAACAAGAATGGaaggagcaacagagagaggagaatgAGAGgattaaacaagaaaaagaagaaatgaaaaataacaaagaaaaacaattaaagGAACTACAAAAAGAGTATGAACAGAAGGCagcagaggaggagaagagaaaaaggGATTTAGAGGAGAAAATAAAGGATGCAGAGGAAAGTAAAAAGAAGGAACTACAAGATCTTCAGTTATCTCAACAACAAGAGTGGGAACGAATGATGAataaagaggaggagaagagaaaacaacagcagaagaactgGGAGGAAAAAATTGCTGCTATGGAGGAAAAGTGGAGTTTAGATCAGATTAGGAAAGAGAAGCAATATGAGcgggaaaaacagaaagaaaaggaggagagagatttaaaagaaaaggaaagaaaagagaaagaagaacaagaaaagaaaatagaaaatgattACAATGAAAAGATAAGAAAGATGGAAGAACAACTAAAGgtacaaagagaaaaagatgagagagaaagaaaggaaaaagatgAAGAACACAAAAAGGAAATGGAAGAACTACAGAAACAACAGGAAGAGTTCagaaaggagaaagaagaggaagaaagaagacagaacgaggagaaggagagaaatcTTGCCTTCATTGAAGAGCAGCACAAGAAGGAGCTGGAGAACCTGAAGATACAGACAGAGCAAGCAGCCAGGAGACAGGCAGAGGAAGAATTTACTGCTCAACTTGATGAAAAAGTTAAAGAGGCAAAAGAAGAAGGAATTAAGGAGGGCCGTGCAAAAGTAGAGGCAGAAAGAACAATACCAGGCAGAATTGTAGatctatttgtaaataattggtAA